From a region of the Leptospira kmetyi serovar Malaysia str. Bejo-Iso9 genome:
- the murB gene encoding UDP-N-acetylmuramate dehydrogenase, whose translation MSPALSKSQISGLKQSLESSRIPFRSEVRLGILSSFKIGGICPVVVEPENSEQVLEALSIFSKSEIPWKILGGGSNLLISDHPDNFVTLRLSGGFKEFESLGGGKFRIGSATNTTPTFRQISQLGYTGAEFLSTIPGWTGGAVIQNAGCYGGELFDLIQTVEFLRNGEVLIRKPADIKHGYRFTEFLNEKDSIVLGIEILLKEGNLEEIQASLKDKRDRRNSSQPENKKSAGSVFKNPKTFGEDGKEIKAWELIDHAGLRGTAKGGAQISPEHCNFIVNVGTATAADVNYLVELVLDQVFQKSGIRLNREIEYFGDIP comes from the coding sequence ATGTCTCCCGCGCTTTCAAAGTCGCAGATCTCGGGCTTAAAACAAAGTTTAGAATCTTCTCGAATACCTTTTAGGTCGGAAGTACGGCTAGGAATTCTTTCATCCTTTAAAATAGGCGGAATCTGTCCCGTTGTTGTAGAGCCTGAAAACTCGGAACAGGTGTTGGAAGCTCTTTCGATCTTTTCAAAATCCGAAATTCCTTGGAAAATTCTCGGAGGCGGCTCTAATTTACTGATCTCGGATCATCCTGATAATTTTGTAACGCTCCGTTTGTCGGGAGGTTTTAAGGAATTCGAATCTTTGGGTGGAGGAAAATTCCGAATCGGTTCCGCTACCAATACAACGCCGACGTTTCGCCAAATCTCCCAACTGGGTTATACAGGCGCCGAGTTTTTGAGTACGATTCCCGGTTGGACGGGCGGAGCCGTCATTCAAAATGCAGGTTGTTATGGGGGAGAATTATTCGATTTGATTCAAACCGTTGAATTTTTAAGAAACGGCGAAGTTTTGATTCGTAAACCGGCTGATATTAAACACGGGTATCGATTTACGGAATTTTTAAATGAGAAAGATTCTATTGTTCTTGGAATTGAGATTCTTCTTAAGGAAGGAAACTTGGAAGAAATTCAAGCTTCGTTAAAAGATAAACGAGATCGAAGAAATTCTTCACAACCAGAGAATAAGAAAAGCGCTGGTTCGGTTTTTAAGAATCCTAAAACTTTCGGAGAAGACGGCAAAGAAATTAAAGCTTGGGAACTGATCGATCATGCAGGTTTAAGGGGAACTGCGAAAGGCGGCGCTCAGATTTCTCCGGAGCACTGTAATTTTATCGTGAATGTCGGAACTGCGACTGCAGCCGATGTAAACTACTTGGTTGAATTGGTTTTGGATCAGGTTTTTCAGAAAAGTGGAATTCGCTTAAACAGAGAAATCGAATATTTTGGAGATATACCTTAA